The following proteins are encoded in a genomic region of Shinella zoogloeoides:
- a CDS encoding dipeptidase: MTNILPVLDRASAGIPASLERLFELVRIKSISTDPAFKADCRKAAEWLVTELRSLGFDATVRDTPGHPMVVAHHDGARADAPHVLFYGHYDVQPVDPLNLWDHDPFEPAVRDAEGGRRIITGRGTSDDKGQLLTFVEACRAYKETAGTLPCRVTILFEGEEESGSPSLKPFLEANAAELKADFALVCDTSMWDADTPAISAGLRGLVGEEIVIKAADRDLHSGYFGGAAANPIHILSDILAGLHDETGRVTLDGFYEGVEETPTQIKAAWEKLGSSAESLLGEVGLSIPSGEKGRSVLELTWARPTAEVNGITGGYTGEGFKTVIAAEASAKVSFRLVGKQDPAKIRDAFRAYVRSKVPADCSVSFHAHGGSPAIQLPYDSALLEKAKSALSDEWPKPAVVIGMGGSIPIVGDFQKMLGMESLLVGFALSDDRIHSPNEKYELRSFEKGIRSWVRILSALAAR, from the coding sequence ATGACCAACATTCTGCCCGTCCTCGATCGCGCCAGCGCCGGCATTCCCGCCAGCCTCGAACGGCTTTTCGAGCTGGTGCGCATCAAGTCCATTTCCACAGACCCGGCCTTCAAGGCCGACTGCCGCAAGGCGGCCGAATGGCTGGTCACCGAGCTGCGCTCGCTCGGCTTCGACGCCACCGTGCGCGACACCCCCGGCCATCCCATGGTCGTCGCCCATCACGACGGCGCGCGTGCCGATGCCCCGCATGTGCTGTTCTACGGCCATTACGACGTCCAGCCGGTCGATCCGCTGAATCTCTGGGACCACGATCCCTTCGAGCCGGCGGTGCGCGATGCCGAAGGCGGCCGCCGCATCATCACCGGCCGCGGCACCTCCGACGACAAGGGCCAGCTCCTGACCTTCGTCGAAGCCTGCCGCGCCTACAAGGAAACGGCCGGCACGCTGCCCTGCCGCGTCACGATCCTCTTCGAAGGCGAGGAAGAATCCGGCTCGCCCTCGCTGAAGCCCTTCCTCGAAGCCAATGCGGCGGAGCTGAAGGCCGATTTCGCCCTCGTGTGCGATACCAGCATGTGGGACGCCGACACGCCGGCGATCTCGGCGGGCCTGCGCGGCCTCGTCGGCGAGGAGATCGTCATCAAGGCGGCCGACCGGGACCTGCATTCCGGCTATTTCGGCGGCGCGGCGGCAAACCCGATCCACATCCTTTCCGACATTCTCGCCGGCCTTCACGACGAGACGGGCCGCGTGACGCTCGACGGCTTCTACGAGGGCGTCGAGGAGACCCCGACGCAGATCAAGGCCGCCTGGGAAAAGCTCGGCAGCTCGGCGGAAAGCCTCCTCGGCGAGGTCGGCCTGTCGATCCCGTCCGGCGAGAAGGGCCGCTCCGTGCTGGAGCTCACCTGGGCGCGGCCGACCGCCGAAGTGAACGGCATCACCGGCGGCTATACCGGCGAGGGCTTCAAGACCGTGATCGCGGCGGAAGCCTCGGCGAAGGTCTCCTTCCGCCTCGTCGGCAAGCAGGATCCCGCGAAGATCCGCGACGCCTTCCGCGCCTATGTCCGCTCGAAGGTCCCGGCCGACTGCTCGGTCTCCTTCCACGCCCATGGCGGCTCGCCGGCCATCCAGCTTCCCTACGATTCGGCGCTCTTGGAAAAGGCGAAGTCCGCGCTGTCGGACGAATGGCCGAAGCCGGCCGTCGTCATCGGCATGGGCGGGTCCATCCCCATCGTTGGCGATTTCCAGAAGATGCTCGGCATGGAATCCTTGCTCGTCGGCTTTGCGCTGTCGGACGACCGCATCCATTCGCCGAACGAGAAATACGAACTGCGTTCCTTCGAGAAGGGCATCCGCTCCTGGGTACGGATCCTCTCCGCGCTGGCGGCGCGTTGA
- a CDS encoding MarR family winged helix-turn-helix transcriptional regulator: protein MDFDRKESAAYLANLLAKAASRALHARADGAGFAPGQFPVLLELWGGDGLTQRELLDRLDIEQATMANTLSRMERDGLILRRRHPKDRRAQLVFLTTRGKALRETAMAAASATEEALFQGFRRFERELLLEYMRMVLANLGRDPRV, encoded by the coding sequence ATGGACTTTGATCGCAAGGAGTCGGCAGCCTACCTCGCCAATCTTCTGGCGAAGGCGGCCTCGCGCGCCCTCCATGCGCGGGCGGACGGCGCGGGCTTCGCGCCCGGCCAGTTCCCCGTCCTGCTCGAACTGTGGGGCGGCGACGGCCTGACCCAGCGCGAACTCCTCGACCGGCTCGACATCGAACAGGCGACGATGGCCAACACGCTCTCGCGCATGGAGCGCGACGGACTGATCTTGCGCCGCCGGCACCCGAAGGACCGGCGGGCGCAGCTCGTCTTCCTGACGACGCGCGGCAAGGCGCTGCGCGAGACCGCGATGGCCGCCGCATCCGCCACCGAGGAGGCGTTGTTCCAGGGCTTCCGGCGCTTCGAGCGGGAGCTGCTTCTGGAATATATGCGCATGGTGCTCGCCAATCTCGGCCGCGATCCGCGCGTCTGA
- the polA gene encoding DNA polymerase I has product MKKGDHLFLVDGSGFIFRAFHAIPPLNRKSDGLPVNAVSGFCNMLWKLLKDARNTDVGVTPTHFAVIFDYSSKTFRNELYDQYKANRTAPPEDLIPQFGLIRHATRAFNLPCIEKEGFEADDLIATYARLAEADGADVTIVSSDKDLMQLVTQSVSMYDGMKDKQISIPEVIEKWGVPPEKMIDLQSLTGDSTDNVPGVPGIGPKTAAQLLEEYGDLDTLLARADEIKQVKRRENIIANRELVLLSRQLVTLKTDTPLDMPLDDLILHPQDGPKLIAFLKAMEFTTLTRRVAEACDCDAGAIEAASVPVEWGAEAHGPDLDKGEVAGPALDLDGDETAAEAAETLLPTAKPGEATPAALARSRAERFSAGPIDHSTYETVRDLDALDRWIAAARETGLVGFDTETTSLDAMQAELCGFSLAIADNSKDPSGTTIRACYVPVNHKTGVGDLLGGGLADGQIPVRAALERLKALLEDPSVLKVAQNLKYDYLVMRRHGITMQGFDDTMLMSYALDAGAGNHGMDTLSERWLGHKPIAYKDVAGSGKGAQTFDMVDIARATAYAAEDADVTLRLWHVLKPRLAAERMTAVYERLERPLVPVLARMEERGITIDRQVLSRLSGELAQGAAGFEEEIYELAGERFNIGSPKQLGDILFGKMGLPGASKTKTGQWSTSAQVLEDLAAQGIPLPRKIVDWRQLTKLKSTYTDALPGFVHPETKRVHTSYALAATTTGRLSSSDPNLQNIPVRTAEGRKIRTAFISTPGNRLVSADYSQIELRVLAHVAEIPQLKQAFADGIDIHAMTASEMFGVPVEGMPAEIRRRAKAINFGIIYGISAFGLANQLSIERSEAGDYIKKYFERFPGIKDYMDSTKAFARENGYVETIFGRRAHYPEIKSSNPSVRAFNERAAINAPIQGSAADIIRRAMVKMEPALAAAGLSARMLLQVHDELIFEVEDGEVDKTIPVIVDIMENASMPALSMKVPLKVDARAATNWDEAH; this is encoded by the coding sequence ATGAAAAAAGGTGATCATCTCTTCCTCGTCGACGGCTCCGGCTTCATCTTCCGCGCCTTCCACGCCATCCCGCCGCTCAACCGCAAGTCGGACGGGCTGCCGGTCAATGCCGTCTCGGGTTTCTGCAACATGCTGTGGAAGCTCCTGAAGGATGCGCGCAATACCGACGTAGGCGTGACGCCGACGCATTTCGCCGTCATCTTCGACTATTCCTCGAAGACCTTCCGCAACGAGCTCTACGACCAGTACAAGGCGAACCGCACCGCGCCGCCGGAAGACCTGATCCCGCAGTTCGGCCTGATCCGCCACGCCACCCGCGCCTTCAACCTGCCCTGCATCGAGAAGGAGGGCTTCGAGGCGGACGACCTGATCGCCACCTATGCCCGCCTCGCCGAGGCCGATGGCGCCGACGTCACCATCGTCTCTTCCGACAAGGACCTCATGCAGCTCGTGACGCAGAGCGTCTCGATGTATGACGGCATGAAGGACAAGCAGATCTCCATTCCCGAAGTCATCGAGAAATGGGGCGTGCCGCCGGAAAAGATGATCGACCTGCAATCGCTGACCGGCGATTCGACCGACAACGTGCCGGGTGTGCCCGGCATCGGCCCGAAGACCGCCGCGCAGCTTCTGGAAGAGTATGGCGACCTCGACACGCTGCTCGCCCGCGCCGACGAGATCAAGCAGGTCAAGCGCCGCGAGAACATCATCGCCAACCGCGAGCTCGTGCTGCTCTCGCGCCAGCTCGTGACGCTGAAGACCGACACGCCGCTCGACATGCCGCTGGACGACCTGATCCTGCATCCGCAGGACGGCCCGAAGCTCATCGCCTTCCTGAAGGCGATGGAATTCACCACGCTGACCCGCCGCGTCGCGGAAGCCTGCGACTGCGATGCCGGCGCCATCGAGGCGGCGAGCGTGCCGGTCGAATGGGGCGCCGAGGCGCACGGCCCGGATCTCGACAAGGGCGAGGTCGCCGGTCCCGCGCTCGATCTTGATGGCGACGAGACGGCGGCCGAGGCCGCCGAGACCCTGCTGCCGACCGCAAAGCCCGGCGAAGCCACGCCCGCGGCTCTTGCAAGGTCACGCGCCGAGCGCTTTTCCGCCGGCCCGATCGATCATTCGACCTATGAGACGGTGCGCGACCTCGACGCGCTCGACCGCTGGATCGCCGCGGCGCGCGAGACCGGCCTCGTCGGCTTCGATACCGAGACGACCTCGCTCGACGCCATGCAGGCCGAGCTCTGCGGCTTCTCGCTCGCCATCGCCGACAATTCCAAGGACCCGTCGGGCACCACGATCCGCGCCTGCTATGTGCCGGTCAACCACAAGACCGGCGTCGGGGACCTCCTCGGCGGCGGGCTTGCCGATGGGCAGATCCCGGTCCGCGCCGCGCTGGAGCGGCTGAAGGCGCTGCTGGAGGACCCATCCGTCCTCAAGGTCGCGCAGAACCTCAAATACGACTATCTCGTCATGCGCCGGCACGGCATCACCATGCAGGGCTTCGACGATACGATGCTGATGTCCTATGCGCTCGATGCCGGCGCGGGCAACCATGGCATGGACACGCTTTCCGAGCGCTGGCTCGGCCACAAGCCGATCGCCTACAAGGACGTCGCCGGCTCCGGCAAGGGCGCGCAGACCTTCGACATGGTCGATATCGCTCGCGCCACCGCCTATGCGGCCGAGGATGCCGACGTGACGCTGCGGCTCTGGCATGTCCTGAAGCCGCGGCTTGCGGCCGAGCGCATGACGGCGGTCTACGAGCGGCTGGAGCGCCCGCTGGTGCCCGTGCTCGCCCGCATGGAGGAGCGCGGCATCACCATCGACCGGCAGGTCCTTTCCCGCCTTTCCGGCGAGCTGGCGCAGGGCGCGGCAGGCTTCGAGGAAGAGATCTACGAACTTGCCGGCGAACGATTCAACATAGGCTCACCCAAGCAGCTCGGCGATATCCTCTTCGGCAAGATGGGTCTTCCGGGCGCATCGAAGACCAAGACCGGCCAGTGGTCGACCTCCGCGCAGGTGCTGGAGGACCTTGCGGCACAGGGTATCCCGCTGCCGCGCAAGATCGTCGACTGGCGCCAGCTCACCAAGCTGAAATCCACCTATACCGACGCGCTGCCCGGCTTCGTGCATCCCGAGACGAAGCGCGTGCACACGTCCTACGCGCTCGCCGCGACGACGACCGGGCGCCTCTCTTCCTCGGACCCGAACCTGCAGAACATCCCGGTGCGCACGGCCGAGGGCCGCAAGATCCGCACGGCCTTCATCTCGACGCCCGGCAATAGGCTGGTCTCGGCCGACTACAGCCAGATCGAACTGCGCGTGCTCGCCCATGTCGCCGAGATTCCGCAGCTCAAGCAGGCCTTCGCCGACGGCATCGACATCCATGCCATGACCGCGTCCGAAATGTTCGGCGTGCCGGTGGAAGGCATGCCGGCGGAAATCCGCCGCCGCGCCAAGGCGATCAATTTCGGCATCATCTACGGCATCTCGGCCTTCGGCCTCGCCAACCAGCTCTCCATCGAGCGCTCGGAGGCGGGCGACTACATCAAGAAGTATTTCGAGCGTTTCCCGGGCATCAAGGACTACATGGATAGCACCAAGGCCTTCGCCCGCGAGAACGGCTATGTCGAGACGATCTTCGGCCGCCGCGCCCATTACCCGGAGATCAAATCGTCCAACCCGTCGGTGCGCGCCTTTAACGAGCGCGCCGCGATCAACGCGCCGATCCAGGGCTCGGCCGCCGATATCATCCGCCGCGCCATGGTGAAGATGGAGCCCGCGCTCGCCGCCGCCGGCCTGTCCGCCCGCATGCTGCTGCAGGTGCATGACGAACTGATCTTCGAGGTCGAGGACGGGGAGGTCGACAAGACCATTCCCGTCATCGTCGACATCATGGAAAACGCCTCCATGCCGGCGCTGTCGATGAAGGTGCCGCTGAAGGTGGATGCACGCGCCGCGACCAACTGGGACGAGGCGCACTGA
- a CDS encoding acyl carrier protein, giving the protein MKQKIREILSKHGGLPVPVDQLADDADLYAAGLSSFASVQVMLGIEDAFDIEFPDSLLNRKSFQSIAAIARAVESLVGSAEAAE; this is encoded by the coding sequence ATGAAGCAGAAAATCCGTGAAATCCTCAGCAAGCACGGCGGCCTTCCGGTTCCGGTCGATCAGCTCGCGGACGATGCCGATCTCTACGCGGCGGGCCTTTCCTCCTTCGCTTCCGTCCAGGTGATGCTCGGCATCGAGGACGCCTTCGACATCGAGTTCCCCGACAGCCTGCTCAACCGCAAGTCCTTCCAGAGCATCGCGGCTATCGCCCGGGCGGTGGAAAGCCTTGTCGGCAGCGCGGAGGCGGCCGAATGA
- a CDS encoding acyl-CoA dehydrogenase family protein has product MTVTVGRGYTERAERVAAVAAAHADDVDAKGRFPREAVDAMIAERLLSIQIPAALGGEDASLSEIAEICSLVGQSCAAAAMVFAMHHIKLSSLVSHGADDPWHAGFMRRIAAGQLLLASATTEGGIGGNLRNSICAIEVEGDTCRLTKDATVISYGAHADAILITSRAHAEAASTDQVMTVFTRDQYTIERTHVWDTLGMRGTCSDGWLFKGEAPKAQILPKPFAEIAAQSMLATSHLLWSAVWYGIAVNAVARAQAFVRAAARKSPGVTPPGALRLAEASNLLQLVKASTVAGLREYEAAKADADRLSSVGFAVAMNNVKIAASETILAIVNQAMLICGIMGYKNGTPFSLGRHLRDAHSAQLMISNDRILGNTSNLLLVHKQDTSLIG; this is encoded by the coding sequence ATGACCGTCACCGTCGGGAGAGGCTACACGGAGCGCGCCGAGCGCGTCGCCGCCGTGGCTGCCGCGCATGCCGACGACGTGGACGCCAAGGGCCGCTTCCCCCGGGAAGCGGTCGACGCGATGATCGCCGAACGGCTGCTGTCGATCCAGATCCCCGCCGCGCTCGGCGGCGAGGACGCCTCGCTTTCGGAAATCGCCGAGATCTGCTCGCTGGTCGGCCAGAGCTGCGCGGCCGCCGCCATGGTCTTCGCCATGCACCACATCAAGCTGTCGAGCCTCGTCTCGCACGGCGCGGACGATCCCTGGCACGCCGGCTTCATGCGCCGGATCGCTGCCGGCCAATTGCTGCTCGCCTCGGCGACGACCGAGGGCGGCATCGGCGGGAACCTGCGCAACAGCATCTGCGCCATCGAGGTCGAGGGCGACACCTGCCGCCTCACCAAGGATGCGACGGTGATCTCCTACGGCGCCCATGCCGACGCGATCCTCATCACCTCGCGCGCCCATGCCGAGGCCGCCTCGACCGACCAGGTCATGACCGTCTTCACCAGGGACCAGTACACGATCGAGCGGACCCATGTCTGGGATACGCTTGGCATGCGCGGCACCTGCTCGGATGGCTGGCTCTTCAAGGGCGAGGCGCCGAAGGCGCAAATCCTGCCGAAACCCTTTGCCGAGATCGCTGCCCAGTCGATGCTCGCCACCTCGCACCTCTTGTGGAGCGCGGTCTGGTACGGCATCGCCGTCAACGCGGTCGCCCGGGCGCAGGCCTTCGTGCGCGCCGCCGCCCGCAAGAGCCCCGGCGTCACACCGCCCGGCGCGCTGCGCCTCGCGGAAGCCTCCAACCTTCTCCAGCTCGTCAAGGCGAGCACGGTCGCTGGCCTTCGTGAATACGAGGCGGCCAAGGCGGATGCGGACCGGCTCTCCTCCGTCGGCTTCGCGGTGGCGATGAACAACGTCAAGATCGCCGCCTCGGAGACGATCCTTGCGATCGTCAACCAGGCCATGCTGATCTGCGGCATCATGGGCTACAAGAACGGCACGCCCTTCAGCCTCGGCCGGCACCTGCGCGACGCGCATTCCGCCCAGCTCATGATTTCCAACGACCGCATCCTCGGCAACACGTCGAACCTCCTGCTCGTCCACAAGCAGGACACCAGCCTGATCGGGTGA
- a CDS encoding amino acid--[acyl-carrier-protein] ligase codes for MDMQTSLLDRLFDTGLLIDTGVEGLYGRSGAFEDVIARFERLIDAYGGADGAEAMRFPPGMSRAHFESSGYMKSFPQLAGTVHSFCGSELDHMSLLQCMEVGDDWTKDQKATDIVLTPAACYPLYPTIAKRGRLPAKGGLYDLQSYCFRHEPSNDPARQQLFRMREYVCMGTEGHVTDFRQSWMDRGLEMMGRLGLDVTMDVANDPFFGRAGRMLANNQRDQNLKFELLIPVTSAAKPTACMSFNYHQDAFGAKWGLHLENGDVAHTACVGFGLERIALALFARHGLDIAVWPADVRKVLGYQD; via the coding sequence ATGGATATGCAGACCTCGCTTCTCGACCGGCTCTTCGATACCGGTCTTCTCATCGATACCGGCGTCGAGGGCCTCTACGGCCGCAGCGGCGCCTTCGAGGACGTCATCGCCCGCTTCGAGCGGCTGATCGACGCCTATGGCGGCGCCGACGGCGCCGAAGCCATGCGCTTTCCCCCCGGCATGAGCCGCGCGCATTTCGAAAGCAGCGGCTACATGAAGAGCTTCCCGCAGCTTGCCGGCACGGTGCACAGCTTCTGCGGCAGCGAGCTCGACCATATGAGCCTCCTGCAATGCATGGAGGTCGGCGACGACTGGACGAAGGACCAGAAGGCGACGGACATCGTGCTGACGCCGGCGGCCTGCTACCCGCTCTATCCGACCATCGCCAAGCGCGGCCGCCTGCCGGCGAAGGGCGGGCTCTACGACCTGCAGTCCTACTGCTTCCGGCACGAGCCCTCCAACGATCCCGCCCGCCAGCAGCTCTTCCGCATGCGCGAATATGTCTGCATGGGCACTGAGGGTCATGTGACGGATTTCCGCCAGAGCTGGATGGACCGTGGCCTCGAGATGATGGGCCGGCTCGGCCTCGACGTGACGATGGATGTCGCCAACGACCCGTTCTTCGGCCGTGCCGGCCGCATGCTCGCCAACAACCAGCGCGACCAGAACCTGAAGTTCGAGCTGCTCATCCCGGTGACCTCGGCCGCCAAGCCGACGGCCTGCATGAGCTTTAACTACCATCAGGACGCCTTCGGCGCGAAATGGGGCCTCCATCTCGAGAACGGCGACGTTGCGCATACCGCCTGCGTCGGTTTCGGCCTGGAGCGCATCGCGCTCGCGCTCTTTGCTCGCCACGGCCTCGACATCGCCGTCTGGCCGGCCGATGTCCGCAAGGTGCTGGGATACCAGGACTGA
- a CDS encoding DUF1839 family protein yields the protein MAAVFAGLDPETYRPHALHDAERMWPETNCYVDLWIEVLNALGAPPEAMLGFTLAQDFEGDQFTFFKVPLEDLEALYGIRSTELAIFDRVEDHVATQIARGRLCLVEMDSFYMPDTRGVAYRQEHGKTTVAINRLDLAAKRLDYFHNAGFFRLEGEDFDGLFHRNDDQADLPFLPYTEFAKFPERLPDEVHLRREAQRLLAVHFARRPSENPLAAFAKVFPAQVEAVADRPFGFFHKYAFNTLRQVGANFELAGSHLDWLAPDGHLKDAADAARKVSETAKTVQFQLARAVTRRRFEPLATALDPAVEAWDGLMAALAARIG from the coding sequence ATGGCCGCCGTCTTCGCCGGGCTCGACCCCGAAACCTACCGGCCGCACGCGCTGCACGACGCGGAACGCATGTGGCCGGAGACGAATTGCTATGTCGATCTGTGGATCGAGGTGCTGAACGCGCTCGGCGCCCCGCCCGAGGCGATGCTCGGCTTCACGCTGGCGCAGGATTTCGAGGGCGACCAGTTCACCTTCTTCAAGGTGCCGCTGGAAGACCTCGAAGCCCTCTACGGCATCCGCAGCACCGAGCTTGCCATCTTCGACCGGGTGGAGGACCACGTCGCGACGCAGATCGCCCGCGGCCGGCTCTGCCTCGTCGAGATGGACAGTTTCTACATGCCGGACACCCGCGGCGTCGCCTACCGGCAGGAGCACGGCAAGACGACCGTCGCGATCAACCGGCTCGACCTTGCGGCGAAGCGGCTCGACTATTTCCACAATGCCGGCTTCTTCCGGCTTGAAGGCGAGGATTTCGACGGCCTGTTCCACCGGAATGACGATCAAGCGGACCTGCCTTTCCTGCCCTATACGGAATTCGCTAAGTTCCCGGAAAGGCTGCCCGACGAGGTCCATCTTCGCCGCGAGGCGCAGCGCCTGCTCGCCGTCCACTTCGCCCGGCGCCCGTCGGAAAACCCGCTCGCGGCCTTCGCCAAGGTGTTCCCGGCGCAGGTCGAGGCCGTGGCGGATCGCCCCTTCGGCTTCTTCCACAAATATGCCTTCAACACGCTGCGCCAGGTCGGCGCCAATTTCGAGCTTGCCGGCAGCCATCTCGACTGGCTTGCGCCCGACGGCCACCTGAAGGACGCCGCCGACGCCGCGCGCAAGGTCTCGGAGACGGCGAAGACGGTGCAGTTCCAGCTTGCCCGCGCCGTGACGCGCCGCCGGTTTGAACCGCTCGCGACCGCGCTCGACCCGGCCGTCGAAGCCTGGGATGGCCTGATGGCGGCGCTCGCCGCGCGGATCGGCTGA
- a CDS encoding glycosyl hydrolase 2 galactose-binding domain-containing protein, giving the protein MEDGVPATGRMLSDGWRMILTPAGAIADPAGLDGLSGFIDAPVPGTVAGALERAGRFDRTAPEPLDHLDAWYVLDLAGEASGEAMLHFDGLATVTEVWWNGAPALSCDSMFVRHDLPVTLTGRDRLVLCFRALKPHLEKRGPRARWRPQMITPQGLRLVRTTLLGRMPGWCPEVHAAGPWRPVRLLRPAPALPADVRIAARLEEDGTGRLDIRFRLDGAVSPRVECAGMAVVAARDGEGRFAASLSIPGVAAWWPRTHGAPVLHDVHLIVDGARHRLGRTGFRRIDIDRGADGRDFALHVNGTRIFCRGAVWTNADIVDLPGSRERYAPLLKLAADANMNMLRIGGTMTYETPDFFALCDELGLMVWQDFQFANFDYPANDLAFIGNVRKEIAQFLKANAASPSLAVLCGGSEIDQQAAMLGLPESARAGPLTREILPELVAAHRPDVPYVENSPGGGAMPFAPNAGVTHYYGVGAYCRPLEDARRAEVRFAAESLAFANVPERETLDAHLPVPAVHDPRWKARVPRDRGASWDFEDVRDHYLGLLYGEDPARLRREDPGRYLDLSRAVTGEVMEATFAEWRRPQSTCNGALVWTFQDLLPGAGWGIVDATGLPKSAWHALRRAFRPVQLVLSDEGTNGLDVHVINDGAEEQTLTLELSCLRHGRQPVVGGRREVRLAPYSAKTLPATDLFGAFFDTTYAFRFGPPSHDVTVGRLVDGNGTVIAEAFHFPRGRAKALCSAMLSAELRQDDGEWLLELSTDRFVQSVAVEAEGFLPSDNWFHLAPGGVKVLRLAPRAGMDPATRPTGEIRGIGADSVVSF; this is encoded by the coding sequence ATGGAGGACGGTGTGCCCGCGACCGGCAGGATGCTCTCTGACGGCTGGCGCATGATCCTGACGCCGGCCGGCGCGATCGCCGATCCGGCAGGGCTCGACGGTCTCTCCGGCTTCATCGACGCCCCCGTGCCCGGCACCGTCGCCGGGGCGCTGGAGCGCGCCGGCCGTTTCGACCGGACCGCGCCCGAGCCGCTCGACCATCTCGACGCCTGGTACGTCCTCGACCTTGCCGGCGAAGCGTCGGGCGAGGCTATGCTGCATTTCGACGGGCTCGCGACCGTGACGGAGGTCTGGTGGAACGGCGCGCCGGCGCTCTCCTGCGACAGCATGTTCGTGCGCCACGATCTGCCCGTCACGCTGACGGGCCGCGACCGTCTCGTCCTCTGCTTCCGCGCCCTGAAGCCGCATCTCGAAAAGCGCGGCCCCCGCGCCCGCTGGCGCCCGCAGATGATCACGCCGCAGGGCCTTCGGCTCGTCCGCACCACCCTTCTCGGCCGCATGCCCGGCTGGTGCCCGGAGGTCCATGCCGCCGGCCCCTGGCGGCCGGTCCGCCTCTTACGGCCCGCGCCCGCGCTGCCGGCCGATGTGCGCATCGCCGCCCGTCTGGAGGAGGACGGTACCGGCCGGCTCGATATCCGCTTCCGCCTCGATGGCGCCGTGTCGCCGCGCGTCGAATGCGCCGGCATGGCCGTTGTCGCCGCGCGGGACGGGGAGGGCCGGTTTGCGGCAAGCCTTTCCATCCCCGGGGTCGCGGCATGGTGGCCGCGCACGCATGGCGCGCCCGTGCTGCACGATGTCCATCTCATTGTGGACGGCGCACGCCACAGGCTCGGCCGCACCGGCTTCCGCCGCATCGATATCGACCGCGGCGCGGACGGCCGGGATTTCGCACTCCATGTCAACGGCACGAGGATCTTCTGCCGCGGCGCGGTCTGGACCAATGCCGACATCGTCGACCTGCCGGGCAGCCGCGAGCGCTATGCGCCGCTCCTGAAACTGGCGGCGGATGCGAACATGAACATGCTGCGCATCGGCGGCACCATGACCTATGAGACGCCGGATTTCTTTGCGCTTTGCGACGAGCTGGGGCTGATGGTCTGGCAGGACTTCCAGTTCGCCAATTTCGATTATCCGGCTAACGATCTCGCATTCATCGGGAATGTCCGCAAAGAAATCGCGCAGTTCCTCAAGGCCAATGCCGCCTCGCCGTCGCTTGCTGTCCTGTGCGGCGGCAGCGAGATCGACCAGCAGGCGGCGATGCTCGGCCTGCCGGAAAGCGCCCGGGCCGGGCCGCTCACCCGCGAGATCCTGCCCGAACTCGTCGCCGCGCACCGGCCGGACGTGCCCTATGTCGAGAATTCGCCGGGCGGCGGCGCCATGCCCTTTGCGCCCAATGCTGGCGTGACGCACTATTACGGCGTCGGCGCCTATTGCCGGCCGCTGGAGGATGCGCGCCGCGCCGAGGTGCGCTTCGCCGCCGAAAGCCTCGCCTTCGCCAATGTGCCGGAACGCGAGACGCTCGACGCGCACCTGCCGGTGCCGGCCGTGCACGATCCGCGCTGGAAGGCTCGCGTGCCGCGCGACCGCGGCGCCTCCTGGGATTTCGAGGACGTGCGCGACCATTATCTCGGCCTGCTCTATGGCGAGGACCCGGCGCGCCTGCGCCGTGAGGATCCCGGCCGCTATCTCGACCTTTCCCGCGCTGTCACCGGCGAGGTGATGGAGGCGACCTTCGCCGAATGGCGCCGGCCGCAATCCACCTGCAACGGCGCGCTGGTCTGGACCTTCCAGGACCTGCTGCCCGGCGCGGGCTGGGGCATCGTCGATGCGACGGGCCTGCCGAAATCCGCATGGCATGCCCTGCGCCGCGCCTTCCGCCCGGTGCAGCTCGTACTTTCCGACGAGGGCACGAACGGGCTCGATGTGCATGTCATCAACGACGGTGCGGAAGAACAGACCTTGACGCTGGAGCTTTCCTGCCTGCGCCACGGCCGCCAGCCGGTCGTCGGCGGGCGGCGGGAGGTCCGGCTCGCCCCGTATTCGGCTAAGACGCTGCCGGCGACCGACCTCTTCGGTGCGTTCTTCGACACGACCTATGCCTTCCGCTTCGGCCCGCCATCGCACGATGTCACGGTCGGCCGGCTGGTCGACGGCAACGGAACGGTGATCGCGGAGGCGTTCCACTTCCCGCGCGGCCGGGCGAAGGCGCTCTGTTCGGCAATGCTGTCGGCCGAGCTTCGGCAGGACGATGGAGAATGGCTGCTGGAGCTTTCCACGGACCGCTTCGTCCAGTCCGTTGCCGTCGAGGCCGAAGGCTTCCTGCCCTCGGACAACTGGTTCCACCTCGCGCCGGGCGGCGTGAAGGTGCTGCGCCTTGCGCCCCGCGCCGGCATGGACCCGGCGACGCGCCCGACCGGCGAAATCCGCGGCATCGGCGCCGATTCCGTCGTCTCCTTCTAG